A window from Nocardioides mesophilus encodes these proteins:
- a CDS encoding immune inhibitor A domain-containing protein has product MKRRSLGVLSGAATAALLATAIPAPAIAVPPADPGQQAANGKTKTDDRADPLSTKQRALNKRAVELVLAGKAEPRNRGGSKSVRVAPGQWAQYGLQSQDELFSILVEFGGNATGSTTAGPLHNQIPKPDRSSDNSTYWIPDFNRQHYLDMFFNGLPEQNGESFKDFYEEASSGRYTVNGDVSDWVKVDKPEAAYGTTESQKDMTSFIDDTAEAWYAAQVKAGKSTAEIADYLTRFDQWDRFDSDGDGVFAEPDGYVDHFQAIHAGEGEEAGAPESTIWSHRWAVGVNGRGPDGAGPDGYTKNGGIEIGDTGVWIRDYTTEPENGGLGVFAHEFGHDLGLPDLYDTAGGDNGTGFWTLMSSGSWLGHGKDSIGTTPGHMDPWSKLMLGWLDYEVADADTKSTHHLGPAAHATKKAQALLVNLPDGTKVTDIGPAATGNDYFYSGRGDDRVATVTSPEFTVPASGALTANVRYEIEKDWDYAYAEVSADGSTWTPLATNRSTTTNPYGSNEGHGITGSTKGWVPLTADLSSWAGKQVQVRFRMVNDPGTNELGFLVDDIAVGSALTEGAENGAPGWKLDKFVIAENGKTSETFQHHYLVENRQYLGYDQTLQQGPYNFGWSKTEPNRVEHFPYQDGMLVWYWNDLYADNNTSTHPGGGLVLPVDARGEALAWSDGTVARNRIQAFDATFGLERTDALSLHRETEDGMTTLEVPARAAAPVFDDTHGERYWDEANEQGSVQVPDTGTQIKVVNSNRNGMMQVQVY; this is encoded by the coding sequence GTGAAACGACGCAGTCTCGGCGTCCTGAGCGGCGCGGCCACCGCCGCCCTGCTCGCCACCGCGATCCCCGCACCCGCCATCGCCGTGCCGCCGGCCGACCCCGGCCAGCAGGCAGCCAACGGCAAGACCAAGACCGACGACCGCGCCGACCCGCTCTCGACCAAGCAGCGCGCGCTGAACAAGCGCGCCGTCGAGCTGGTCCTGGCCGGCAAGGCCGAGCCGCGCAACCGCGGCGGCTCGAAGTCCGTCCGCGTCGCGCCCGGCCAGTGGGCGCAGTACGGACTGCAGTCCCAGGACGAGCTCTTCTCGATCCTGGTCGAGTTCGGCGGCAACGCGACCGGCAGCACGACGGCCGGGCCGTTGCACAACCAGATCCCGAAGCCGGACCGGTCGAGCGACAACAGCACCTACTGGATCCCGGACTTCAACCGCCAGCACTACCTGGACATGTTCTTCAACGGCCTGCCGGAGCAGAACGGGGAGTCCTTCAAGGACTTCTACGAGGAGGCCTCCAGCGGCCGCTACACCGTCAACGGCGACGTCAGCGACTGGGTGAAGGTCGACAAGCCCGAGGCGGCGTACGGCACCACCGAGAGCCAGAAGGACATGACGTCGTTCATCGACGACACCGCCGAGGCCTGGTACGCCGCCCAGGTCAAGGCGGGCAAGTCCACCGCCGAGATCGCCGACTACCTGACGCGCTTCGACCAGTGGGACCGCTTCGACAGCGACGGCGACGGCGTCTTCGCCGAGCCCGACGGCTACGTCGACCACTTCCAGGCCATCCACGCCGGGGAGGGCGAGGAAGCCGGCGCTCCCGAGTCGACGATCTGGTCGCACCGCTGGGCGGTGGGCGTCAACGGGCGCGGCCCGGACGGCGCCGGCCCGGACGGCTACACCAAGAACGGCGGCATCGAGATCGGTGACACCGGCGTCTGGATCCGCGACTACACGACCGAGCCCGAGAACGGCGGCCTGGGTGTCTTCGCCCACGAGTTCGGCCACGACCTCGGCCTGCCCGACCTCTACGACACGGCGGGCGGGGACAACGGCACCGGCTTCTGGACCCTGATGAGCTCCGGCTCCTGGCTCGGCCACGGCAAGGACTCCATCGGCACCACCCCGGGCCACATGGACCCCTGGAGCAAGCTGATGCTCGGCTGGCTGGACTACGAGGTCGCTGACGCGGACACGAAGTCCACCCACCACCTCGGCCCCGCCGCCCACGCCACCAAGAAGGCGCAGGCGCTGCTGGTGAACCTGCCCGACGGCACGAAGGTCACCGACATCGGCCCCGCCGCGACCGGGAACGACTACTTCTACTCCGGCCGTGGCGACGACCGTGTCGCCACGGTGACCAGCCCGGAGTTCACCGTCCCTGCCTCCGGCGCCCTCACCGCCAACGTGCGCTACGAGATCGAGAAGGACTGGGACTACGCCTACGCGGAGGTCTCCGCCGACGGCTCGACCTGGACACCGCTGGCCACGAACCGCTCCACGACGACCAACCCCTACGGCAGCAACGAAGGCCACGGGATCACCGGGTCGACCAAGGGCTGGGTGCCGCTCACCGCTGACCTCTCCAGCTGGGCCGGCAAGCAGGTGCAGGTGCGCTTCCGGATGGTCAACGACCCGGGCACGAACGAGCTCGGCTTCCTCGTCGACGACATCGCCGTGGGTTCCGCGCTCACCGAGGGCGCCGAGAACGGGGCTCCCGGCTGGAAGCTCGACAAGTTCGTCATCGCCGAGAACGGCAAGACGAGCGAGACGTTCCAGCACCACTACCTGGTGGAGAACCGGCAGTACCTCGGCTACGACCAGACGTTGCAGCAGGGCCCCTACAACTTCGGCTGGTCGAAGACGGAGCCCAACCGGGTCGAGCACTTCCCCTACCAGGACGGCATGCTGGTCTGGTACTGGAACGACCTCTACGCCGACAACAACACCAGCACCCACCCCGGCGGCGGCCTCGTGCTGCCGGTCGACGCCCGCGGCGAGGCCCTCGCGTGGTCCGACGGGACCGTGGCCCGCAACCGGATCCAGGCGTTCGACGCCACCTTCGGTCTCGAGCGCACCGACGCGCTGTCGCTGCACCGCGAGACCGAGGACGGCATGACCACCCTCGAGGTGCCCGCCCGCGCGGCCGCCCCGGTGTTCGACGACACCCACGGCGAGCGCTACTGGGACGAGGCGAACGAGCAGGGCAGCGTGCAGGTGCCCGACACCGGCACGCAGATCAAGGTGGTCAACTCCAACCGCAACGGGATGATGCAGGTGCAGGTCTACTGA
- a CDS encoding ATP-binding protein, producing MTFHDLRALELFAGLDDDQLRQLADAGEEVTFGPGQELFHEAQPADSWWVLLEGALELLRHVGHEESTIGTMQSPGQWAGGFQAWDEHGRYLASGRGQSSGRVLRVPAGRLRELADAWFPFGVHLIRGLVLSVRGIESAARQREALVALGTLAAGLAHEINNPASAATRAVDALEETHAQLLSSLGRLAEHSISATQFMGLDALRREIGPRPPGDDPLALADGEDALSDWLIRHGVERDWLIAPALAAAGGDVGWCERVAALLDAASLEAGLEWVASSLASTGLLQEVKESTRRISDLVATVRSYSQLDRASVQPTDVVEGLESTLAMLAHKLRPGVVVVREYADDVPRLDAMAGELNQVWTNLVDNAVHAMDGSGTLRVSARVEDHAVVVEVGDTGPGMPAEVMSRAFEPFFTTKEVGQGTGLGLDISRRIVVEHHGGLLSVERRSGETVFSVRLPLRPAPPERP from the coding sequence ATGACCTTCCACGACCTGCGCGCGCTCGAGCTCTTCGCCGGCCTGGACGACGACCAGCTCCGGCAGCTGGCCGACGCCGGCGAGGAGGTCACCTTCGGCCCGGGCCAGGAGCTGTTCCACGAGGCCCAGCCCGCCGACAGCTGGTGGGTGCTGCTCGAGGGCGCCCTGGAGCTGCTGCGTCACGTCGGCCACGAGGAGAGCACGATCGGCACGATGCAGTCGCCCGGTCAGTGGGCGGGCGGCTTCCAGGCCTGGGACGAGCACGGCCGCTACCTCGCCAGCGGTCGCGGGCAGTCTTCCGGCCGGGTGCTGCGGGTCCCCGCCGGGCGGCTGCGGGAGCTGGCCGACGCCTGGTTCCCGTTCGGCGTGCACCTCATCCGCGGGCTGGTCCTCTCGGTGCGCGGCATCGAGTCCGCGGCCCGGCAGCGGGAGGCGCTGGTGGCGCTGGGCACCCTGGCCGCCGGGCTCGCCCACGAGATCAACAACCCCGCCTCGGCCGCCACCCGCGCTGTCGACGCGCTTGAGGAGACGCACGCCCAGCTGCTCTCCTCGCTGGGCCGGTTGGCCGAGCACTCGATCTCGGCCACGCAGTTCATGGGCCTCGACGCGTTGCGGCGCGAGATCGGCCCGCGGCCGCCGGGCGACGACCCGCTGGCGCTCGCCGACGGCGAGGACGCCCTCTCCGACTGGCTGATCCGGCACGGTGTCGAGCGGGACTGGCTGATCGCTCCGGCGCTGGCCGCCGCCGGCGGCGACGTCGGCTGGTGCGAGCGGGTCGCGGCGCTGCTCGACGCCGCCTCGTTGGAGGCCGGGCTGGAGTGGGTCGCCAGCTCGCTGGCCTCCACCGGGCTGCTCCAGGAGGTCAAGGAGTCGACCCGCCGGATCTCCGACCTGGTGGCGACGGTCCGCTCCTACTCCCAGCTCGACCGCGCCTCGGTGCAGCCGACCGACGTGGTCGAGGGCCTGGAGAGCACGCTGGCCATGCTGGCGCACAAGCTGCGTCCGGGCGTGGTGGTGGTGCGCGAGTACGCCGACGACGTACCCCGCCTCGACGCGATGGCCGGCGAGCTGAACCAGGTGTGGACCAACCTGGTCGACAACGCGGTGCACGCGATGGACGGCTCGGGCACGTTGCGGGTCTCCGCCAGGGTCGAGGACCACGCGGTGGTGGTCGAGGTCGGCGACACCGGACCCGGGATGCCCGCGGAGGTCATGTCCCGCGCCTTCGAGCCGTTCTTCACCACCAAGGAGGTCGGCCAGGGCACCGGCCTCGGGCTCGACATCTCCCGCCGGATCGTCGTGGAGCACCACGGCGGCCTGCTCTCGGTCGAGCGCCGGTCCGGCGAGACGGTGTTCTCGGTCCGCCTGCCGCTGCGCCCCGCTCCGCCCGAACGACCCTGA
- a CDS encoding FAD-dependent oxidoreductase: MSKPTILTVDDDPVVSRAITRDLRARYGADYRVVGTTSAAEALAVLGELVLRDRSVALVVSDQRMPAMTGIELLEQVREQVPDAKLLLLTAYADTDVAIRAINDIGLDYYLLKPWDPPGERLYPVTDDLLDDWRRAHPEETSQLRVVGHRWSERSHETKTFLTRNHVPYRWLDVERDEEGGRLAGLAGAGPDDLPLVLVPDGVTLRAPSMLDLADALGLRTRAEQPLYDLCIVGGGPAGLAAAVYAASEGLRTVVVEQHAPGGQAGQSASIENYLGFPKGLSGADLTDRAVAQAGRFGAEMVLARDVVGFETRGPVRAVRFDGSGEIEARSLLIATGVSYRRLEAPGVERLTSRGVYYGASASEARQCEGDEVYVVGAANSAGQAALNFAQHAKRVVLVVRAAALEATMSQYLVARVRAAPNIEVRLRSEVVAAHGEDHLERVTVADRTSGTSEELPASWLFVFIGAQPRTDWLGAEIARDPHGFVVTGQDLATAPYADRWPLARAPYTLETSMPGVFAAGDVRLDSMKRVASAVGEGAMAVYLVHRYLATI, translated from the coding sequence ATGAGCAAGCCGACGATCCTGACCGTCGACGACGATCCGGTGGTGTCGCGGGCGATCACCCGTGACCTCCGCGCCCGCTACGGCGCCGACTACCGGGTGGTGGGCACGACCTCGGCGGCGGAGGCGCTCGCGGTGCTCGGCGAGCTGGTGCTGCGGGACCGGTCGGTGGCGCTGGTGGTCTCCGACCAGCGGATGCCGGCGATGACCGGGATCGAGCTTCTCGAGCAGGTCCGTGAGCAGGTGCCCGACGCCAAGCTGCTGCTGCTGACGGCGTACGCCGACACCGACGTCGCGATCCGGGCGATCAACGACATCGGCCTGGACTACTACCTGCTCAAGCCGTGGGACCCGCCGGGTGAGCGGCTCTACCCGGTCACCGACGACCTCCTCGACGACTGGCGGCGCGCCCACCCGGAGGAGACCTCGCAGCTGCGGGTGGTCGGGCACCGCTGGTCCGAGCGCAGCCACGAGACCAAGACCTTCCTCACGCGCAACCACGTGCCCTACCGGTGGCTGGACGTCGAGCGTGACGAGGAGGGCGGCCGGCTGGCGGGGCTGGCCGGCGCCGGCCCCGACGACCTGCCGCTGGTGCTGGTGCCGGACGGGGTCACGTTGCGTGCCCCCTCGATGCTGGACCTGGCCGACGCGCTGGGGCTGCGGACCCGGGCCGAGCAGCCGTTGTACGACCTGTGCATCGTCGGCGGCGGCCCGGCCGGGTTGGCGGCCGCCGTCTACGCCGCCTCGGAGGGCCTGCGGACCGTGGTGGTGGAGCAGCACGCTCCCGGCGGGCAGGCCGGTCAGAGCGCGTCGATCGAGAACTACCTCGGCTTCCCCAAGGGGCTCTCCGGTGCGGACCTCACGGACCGGGCCGTGGCCCAGGCGGGCAGGTTCGGCGCCGAGATGGTGCTGGCCCGCGACGTGGTCGGCTTCGAGACCCGAGGGCCGGTGCGCGCGGTCCGCTTCGACGGCTCGGGCGAGATCGAGGCGCGCTCGCTGCTGATCGCCACCGGCGTCTCCTACCGACGCCTCGAGGCGCCCGGCGTGGAGCGGCTCACCTCCCGCGGCGTCTACTACGGCGCCAGCGCCAGCGAGGCCCGGCAGTGCGAGGGCGACGAGGTGTACGTCGTCGGCGCGGCCAACTCGGCCGGCCAGGCGGCGCTGAACTTCGCGCAGCACGCGAAGCGGGTGGTGCTGGTGGTGCGCGCCGCCGCCCTGGAGGCCACCATGTCGCAGTACCTCGTCGCCCGGGTGCGGGCGGCCCCGAACATCGAGGTGCGGCTGCGCAGCGAGGTAGTCGCGGCACACGGCGAGGACCACCTGGAGCGCGTCACGGTGGCCGACCGGACCTCCGGCACCAGCGAGGAGCTGCCGGCGAGCTGGCTCTTCGTCTTCATCGGGGCGCAGCCGCGCACCGACTGGCTGGGGGCGGAGATCGCCCGCGACCCGCACGGGTTCGTGGTGACCGGTCAGGACCTCGCCACGGCGCCGTACGCCGACCGGTGGCCGCTGGCGCGCGCGCCGTACACGTTGGAGACCAGCATGCCCGGGGTGTTCGCCGCCGGCGACGTACGCCTCGACTCGATGAAGCGGGTCGCCTCCGCGGTCGGCGAGGGCGCGATGGCGGTCTATCTCGTGCACCGCTACCTGGCCACGATCTGA
- a CDS encoding ATP-dependent DNA ligase, giving the protein MRLPVMPPVQPMLAKSVKGIPDPTKFGGLAFEPKWDGFRCIVFRDGDEVELASRNTKPLTRYFPEVVAAMLEGLPHRCVLDGELFVAVGDRLEFERLQERIHPADSRVRMLAEATPAGFVAFDLLALGDESLMAEPFAVRRQRLEAALDGVRPPLHLTRITTDAAEAGDWFERFEGAGLDGVVAKPMSAPYQPNTRTMLKIKHERTADVVLAGYRLHKTSTEANPLLGSLLLGLYDDQGRLQHVGVSASFTAKRRAELVEELQPLRAEELSEHPWGEWSEWAVANPDRVPGTQSRWSAGKDLSFVPLRPERVLEVGYDHMEGSRFRHTAQFKRWRPDRDPHSCGYEQLEEPVSYDLAAVLGGQD; this is encoded by the coding sequence GTGCGCCTCCCTGTGATGCCCCCGGTCCAGCCGATGCTCGCCAAGTCCGTCAAGGGCATCCCCGATCCGACGAAGTTCGGCGGGCTCGCCTTCGAGCCGAAGTGGGACGGCTTCCGCTGCATCGTGTTCCGCGACGGCGACGAGGTCGAGCTGGCCAGCCGCAACACCAAGCCGCTCACCCGCTACTTCCCCGAGGTAGTGGCGGCGATGCTGGAGGGGTTGCCGCACAGGTGCGTGCTCGACGGCGAGCTGTTCGTGGCGGTCGGCGACCGGCTCGAGTTCGAGCGGCTGCAGGAGCGGATCCACCCCGCCGACTCCCGGGTCCGGATGCTGGCCGAGGCGACCCCGGCCGGGTTCGTGGCCTTCGACCTCCTAGCGCTCGGCGACGAGTCGCTGATGGCCGAGCCGTTCGCCGTACGCCGGCAGCGGCTGGAGGCGGCCCTCGACGGCGTCCGGCCGCCCCTGCACCTGACCCGGATCACCACCGACGCCGCGGAGGCCGGCGACTGGTTCGAGCGGTTCGAGGGCGCCGGCCTGGACGGAGTGGTGGCCAAGCCGATGAGCGCGCCGTACCAGCCGAACACGCGCACCATGCTGAAGATCAAGCACGAGCGCACCGCCGACGTCGTGCTCGCCGGCTACCGGCTGCACAAGACCTCGACGGAGGCGAACCCGCTGCTCGGCTCGCTGCTGCTCGGGCTCTACGACGACCAGGGCCGGCTGCAGCACGTGGGGGTCTCGGCGTCGTTCACCGCGAAGCGCCGGGCCGAGCTCGTCGAGGAGCTGCAGCCGCTACGGGCCGAGGAGCTCTCCGAGCACCCGTGGGGCGAGTGGTCGGAGTGGGCGGTCGCCAACCCCGACCGGGTCCCCGGCACGCAGAGCCGGTGGAGCGCCGGCAAGGACCTCTCGTTCGTGCCGCTGCGTCCCGAGCGGGTGCTCGAGGTCGGCTACGACCACATGGAGGGCTCACGGTTCCGGCACACCGCGCAGTTCAAGCGCTGGCGGCCCGACCGGGACCCGCACTCGTGCGGCTACGAGCAGCTCGAGGAGCCGGTGTCCTACGACCTGGCCGCCGTCCTCGGCGGGCAGGACTAG
- the zapE gene encoding cell division protein ZapE — protein MPIQLSDRNPSVPADRLLGELVPPPRFADVSFDSYRPASDQPSQAQAVDRLREFADTLDQAGARRGWFKRDKAPTGPAGIYLDGGYGVGKTHLLASLWHTAPGPKLFATFVELTHLVGALGFHDAVAALSDFRLVCVDEFELDDPGDTVLVSTLLTRLREAGVRLAATSNTLPGKLGEGRFATEDFMREIQGLSDSFASVRIDGEDYRHRGLPEAPASQSLEEVKTRAQRPGASFDHFVDLSRHLADVHPSKYGAMLDGVRVVCLEDVRTVSDQAVALRLVVLADRLYDRDVPVVASGVSFDELFAPPLLEGGYRKKYHRAVSRLVALAREGAGLDEA, from the coding sequence GTGCCGATCCAGCTGTCCGACCGCAACCCGTCGGTGCCCGCGGACCGGCTGCTCGGCGAGCTGGTGCCGCCACCGCGTTTCGCCGACGTCAGCTTCGACAGCTACCGGCCCGCCTCCGACCAGCCCTCGCAGGCCCAGGCGGTCGACCGGCTGCGCGAGTTCGCCGACACCTTGGACCAGGCCGGCGCCCGCCGCGGGTGGTTCAAGCGCGACAAGGCACCGACCGGCCCGGCGGGCATCTACCTCGACGGCGGGTACGGCGTCGGCAAGACCCACCTGCTCGCCTCGCTGTGGCACACCGCGCCCGGGCCGAAGCTGTTCGCCACCTTCGTCGAGCTCACCCACCTCGTCGGCGCCCTCGGCTTCCACGACGCCGTCGCCGCGCTCTCGGACTTCCGGCTGGTCTGCGTCGACGAGTTCGAGCTCGACGACCCCGGCGACACGGTGCTGGTCTCCACGCTGCTGACCCGGCTGCGCGAGGCCGGGGTGCGCCTGGCCGCCACCTCCAACACGCTGCCCGGCAAGCTCGGGGAGGGCCGCTTCGCCACCGAGGACTTCATGCGCGAGATCCAGGGCCTGTCGGACTCGTTCGCGTCGGTGCGCATCGACGGCGAGGACTACCGGCACCGCGGCCTGCCCGAGGCGCCGGCCTCGCAGTCGCTCGAGGAGGTCAAGACCCGGGCGCAGCGGCCGGGGGCCAGCTTCGACCACTTCGTGGACCTGTCCCGGCACCTCGCCGACGTGCACCCCTCGAAGTACGGCGCCATGCTCGACGGCGTCCGGGTGGTCTGCCTCGAGGACGTCCGTACCGTCTCCGACCAGGCGGTGGCGCTGCGGCTGGTGGTGCTGGCCGACCGGCTCTACGACCGGGACGTGCCGGTGGTGGCCTCCGGGGTCTCCTTCGACGAGCTGTTCGCGCCGCCGCTGCTCGAGGGCGGCTACCGCAAGAAGTACCACCGGGCGGTCAGCCGGCTGGTCGCTCTGGCCCGTGAGGGCGCGGGGCTCGACGAGGCCTGA
- a CDS encoding PPK2 family polyphosphate kinase: MSSREKSLTETLRLPAGPVDLSAHAADDTPGFGGSKNDGKDALADLEDPLSELQERLFAEGVSGGRRSLLLVLQGMDTSGKGGVMRHAAGLVDPQGLHINAFKAPTEEERGHDFLWRISKELPPAGKIGIFDRSHYEDVLIARVRALVPLERIDLRYDAINDFEKRLVDEGTVVVKCMLHISPEKQLERLLERLDSPEKHWKYNPGDVDERALWPSYRDAYELMLERCNTDDAPWLLVPADRKWYRNWAVATVLHEALEGMKLKWPEADFDVDTERQRLTELKL, translated from the coding sequence ATGAGCTCCCGCGAGAAGTCCCTCACCGAGACGTTGCGCCTGCCCGCCGGGCCGGTCGACCTCTCGGCGCACGCCGCCGACGACACCCCGGGCTTCGGTGGCTCCAAGAACGACGGCAAGGACGCGCTCGCCGATCTCGAGGACCCGCTGAGCGAGCTGCAGGAGCGGTTGTTCGCCGAGGGCGTCAGCGGCGGCCGCCGCAGCCTGCTGCTGGTGCTGCAAGGGATGGACACCTCCGGCAAGGGCGGGGTGATGCGTCACGCGGCAGGGCTGGTGGACCCGCAGGGACTGCACATCAACGCGTTCAAGGCGCCCACCGAGGAGGAGCGCGGCCACGACTTCCTGTGGCGGATCAGCAAGGAGCTGCCGCCTGCCGGCAAGATCGGGATCTTCGACCGCTCCCACTACGAGGACGTGCTGATCGCCCGGGTGCGGGCGCTGGTCCCGCTGGAGCGGATCGACCTTCGCTACGACGCGATCAACGATTTCGAGAAGCGGCTGGTCGACGAGGGCACCGTGGTGGTGAAGTGCATGCTGCACATCTCGCCGGAGAAGCAGCTCGAGCGGCTCCTGGAGCGGCTCGACAGCCCGGAGAAGCACTGGAAGTACAACCCCGGCGACGTCGACGAGCGCGCCCTGTGGCCCTCCTACCGCGATGCCTACGAGCTGATGCTCGAGCGCTGCAACACCGACGACGCCCCCTGGCTGCTCGTCCCCGCGGACCGCAAGTGGTACCGCAACTGGGCGGTCGCGACGGTGCTGCACGAGGCACTGGAGGGCATGAAGCTGAAGTGGCCGGAGGCGGACTTCGACGTCGACACCGAACGGCAGCGGCTCACGGAGCTCAAGCTGTGA
- a CDS encoding HipA family kinase yields the protein MTLRTVRATRFVAPLREGGSLPGLMEAEDLGIYVCKFRGAGQGAKVLVAEVIVGELARRLGIATPDLVELEVEEAIAKYEADEEVQDLLTASLGPNLGVDFLPGSFGFDSGVSPDPDLSARILWLDALTANVDRSWRNPNLLVWHGDLWAIDHGACLWFHHGWSGGIGSPQRFAAQPYDAADHVLAAYRSGVPRVDAELAPQVTRELLEEVVGLVPAVWLEPVPGAASPEQLRAAYVEFLVARVQGERAWLPAAGAA from the coding sequence GTGACCCTGCGGACCGTGCGGGCCACGCGCTTCGTCGCGCCGCTGCGCGAGGGAGGCTCGCTGCCCGGGCTGATGGAGGCCGAGGACCTCGGCATCTACGTGTGCAAGTTCCGCGGCGCCGGCCAGGGCGCGAAGGTGCTGGTCGCCGAGGTGATCGTCGGGGAGCTGGCGCGCCGGCTCGGCATCGCCACCCCCGACCTCGTCGAGCTCGAGGTCGAGGAGGCGATCGCGAAGTACGAAGCCGACGAGGAGGTGCAGGACCTGCTCACCGCGAGCCTCGGGCCCAACCTGGGCGTCGATTTCCTGCCCGGCTCGTTCGGCTTCGACTCCGGGGTGAGCCCGGACCCCGACCTGTCGGCGCGGATCCTCTGGCTGGACGCGCTGACCGCCAACGTGGACCGCTCCTGGCGCAACCCCAACCTGCTGGTCTGGCACGGCGACCTGTGGGCCATCGACCACGGTGCCTGCCTGTGGTTCCACCACGGCTGGAGCGGCGGCATCGGCTCCCCGCAGCGGTTCGCGGCCCAGCCCTACGACGCGGCCGACCACGTGCTGGCGGCGTACCGCTCCGGCGTGCCCCGGGTCGACGCCGAGCTGGCCCCGCAGGTGACCCGCGAACTGCTCGAGGAGGTGGTGGGACTGGTGCCGGCGGTGTGGCTGGAGCCGGTGCCCGGGGCCGCCTCGCCCGAGCAGCTGCGGGCGGCGTACGTCGAGTTCCTGGTGGCCCGCGTGCAGGGCGAGCGGGCCTGGCTGCCCGCGGCGGGTGCGGCATGA
- a CDS encoding DUF3037 domain-containing protein, with protein MTPRMGFQYVVLRCVPRIDREEFVNVGVVLYCQQSDFLQAQCHVDEARLTALDPVVDVAAVRSALAATEAVCRGDASAGAAGQAPMGTRFGFVKAPRSTVVQPGPVHGGSTDDPARQLEHLVDRLVR; from the coding sequence ATGACGCCGCGGATGGGCTTCCAGTACGTCGTCCTGCGCTGCGTGCCGCGCATCGACCGGGAGGAGTTCGTGAACGTCGGCGTGGTGCTCTACTGCCAGCAGAGCGACTTCCTGCAGGCGCAGTGCCACGTGGACGAGGCGCGGCTGACCGCCCTCGACCCGGTCGTCGACGTCGCGGCGGTCCGGTCCGCTCTCGCCGCGACCGAGGCGGTCTGTCGCGGGGACGCCTCCGCGGGCGCGGCAGGACAGGCGCCGATGGGCACCCGGTTCGGCTTCGTCAAGGCGCCCCGGAGCACCGTCGTGCAACCGGGACCGGTGCACGGCGGCAGCACCGACGACCCGGCCCGCCAGCTCGAGCACCTGGTGGACCGGCTGGTCCGCTGA
- the lpdA gene encoding dihydrolipoyl dehydrogenase has protein sequence MSQHFDVVILGAGPGGYVAAIRAAQLGKSVAVIEEKYWGGVCLNVGCIPSKALLRNAELSHILTHEKDKFGITGDASMEFKPTHARSREVSDSIVKGVHFLMKKNKITEIDGWGTLTGPKSVDVKGKDGSTSQVTGDALIIATGATTRLIPGTSLSERVVTYEEQILDSELPGSIVIAGSGAIGVEFAYVMKNFGVDVTIVEFLDRMVPTEDPEISKELLKHYKKLGVKVLLSTKVESIDDSGDKVKVTVSPAQGGDQQVLETDKVMQAIGFAPRLEGYGLENTGVQTTDRGAIAVDARGRTNVEGVYAIGDVTGKLMLAHTAEAMGIVTAETIAGAETMEIDFDMIPRATYCQPQIASFGYSEEQAKEKGYDVKVAKFPFSANGKAKGLGDTTGFVKLVADAKHNEIIGAHMIGPDVTELLPALTLAQRWDLTADEVARNVFAHPTLSEAVKEAVEGLAGHMIHL, from the coding sequence ATGAGCCAACACTTCGACGTTGTCATCCTCGGCGCCGGCCCCGGTGGGTACGTCGCTGCCATCCGTGCCGCGCAGCTCGGCAAGAGCGTCGCCGTCATCGAGGAGAAGTACTGGGGAGGGGTCTGCCTCAACGTGGGCTGCATCCCCTCGAAGGCCCTGCTGCGCAACGCGGAGCTCTCGCACATCTTGACCCACGAGAAGGACAAGTTCGGGATCACCGGCGACGCGTCGATGGAGTTCAAGCCGACCCACGCGCGCAGCCGCGAGGTCTCGGACAGCATCGTCAAGGGCGTCCACTTCCTGATGAAGAAGAACAAGATCACCGAGATCGACGGCTGGGGCACGCTGACCGGTCCGAAGTCGGTCGACGTGAAGGGCAAGGACGGCAGCACCAGCCAGGTGACCGGCGATGCGCTCATCATCGCGACCGGCGCGACCACCCGGTTGATCCCGGGCACCTCGCTGTCCGAGCGGGTGGTGACCTACGAGGAGCAGATCCTCGACTCGGAGCTGCCCGGCTCGATCGTGATCGCCGGCTCCGGAGCGATCGGCGTCGAGTTCGCCTACGTGATGAAGAACTTCGGCGTCGACGTGACGATCGTGGAGTTCCTGGACCGGATGGTCCCCACCGAGGACCCGGAGATCTCCAAGGAGCTCCTCAAGCACTACAAGAAGCTCGGCGTGAAGGTGCTGCTCTCCACCAAGGTCGAGTCGATCGACGACTCCGGCGACAAGGTGAAGGTCACCGTCTCCCCCGCCCAGGGCGGCGACCAGCAGGTGCTGGAGACCGACAAGGTGATGCAGGCGATCGGCTTCGCCCCGCGCCTGGAGGGCTACGGGCTCGAGAACACCGGCGTGCAGACGACCGACCGCGGCGCGATCGCCGTCGACGCCCGCGGCCGCACCAACGTCGAGGGTGTCTACGCGATCGGCGACGTGACCGGCAAGCTGATGCTCGCGCACACCGCGGAGGCGATGGGCATCGTCACCGCCGAGACGATCGCCGGCGCGGAGACGATGGAGATCGACTTCGACATGATCCCGCGGGCGACGTACTGCCAGCCGCAGATCGCCTCCTTCGGCTACAGCGAGGAGCAGGCCAAGGAGAAGGGCTACGACGTCAAGGTCGCGAAGTTCCCGTTCAGCGCCAACGGCAAGGCCAAGGGGCTCGGCGACACCACCGGCTTCGTGAAGCTGGTCGCGGACGCGAAGCACAACGAGATCATCGGCGCCCACATGATCGGGCCCGACGTGACCGAGCTGCTGCCGGCGCTGACCCTCGCGCAGCGGTGGGACCTCACCGCCGACGAGGTCGCCCGCAACGTCTTCGCGCACCCGACCCTGTCCGAGGCGGTCAAGGAAGCCGTCGAGGGCCTCGCCGGCCACATGATCCACCTCTGA